The following proteins come from a genomic window of Pseudomonas sp. WJP1:
- the epsC gene encoding serine O-acetyltransferase EpsC: MSERSSHWQLQTIVSQLRTAREQWRAQNGRASGEQGGRELPSRAAMADILEALCGALFPMRLGPVDLREESEDFYVGHTLDVALNALLAQARLELRYAARHSAQADTEVEAKTIQIIQDFALALPALRSLLDTDVLAAYHGDPAARSVDEVLLCYPGILAVIHHRLAHHLYRAGLPLLARISAEIAHSATGIDIHPGAQIGRSFFIDHGTGVVIGETAIIGERVRIYQAVTLGAKRFPADEDGQLQKGQPRHPIVEDDVVIYAGATILGRITIGKGSTVGGNVWLTRSVPAGSNLTQANLQLDDGAQK, translated from the coding sequence GTGAGTGAGCGTTCCAGCCATTGGCAATTGCAAACCATCGTCAGCCAACTGCGCACGGCGCGTGAGCAGTGGCGTGCACAAAACGGCCGCGCCAGCGGTGAGCAGGGTGGTCGCGAGTTACCGTCACGGGCGGCCATGGCGGACATTCTCGAAGCGCTCTGCGGTGCGCTGTTCCCGATGCGCCTGGGGCCGGTGGACTTGCGCGAAGAGAGTGAAGACTTCTACGTTGGTCACACCCTCGATGTGGCGTTGAATGCATTGCTGGCTCAGGCGCGACTTGAGTTGCGCTACGCCGCCCGCCACAGCGCCCAGGCAGACACTGAGGTAGAGGCCAAGACCATCCAGATCATCCAGGACTTCGCCCTCGCGTTGCCGGCGCTGCGCAGCCTGTTGGACACCGACGTTCTGGCGGCCTATCACGGCGACCCGGCCGCACGTAGTGTCGATGAAGTGTTGTTGTGCTATCCCGGCATTCTGGCGGTGATTCACCATCGCCTCGCTCACCATTTATACCGCGCCGGATTGCCGTTGCTGGCCCGGATCAGCGCGGAAATCGCCCATTCGGCCACGGGCATCGACATTCACCCGGGCGCGCAGATCGGCCGCAGTTTCTTCATCGACCACGGGACCGGTGTGGTGATCGGCGAGACCGCGATCATCGGCGAGCGAGTGCGGATTTATCAGGCGGTGACCCTGGGTGCCAAGCGCTTTCCAGCGGACGAAGACGGCCAGTTGCAGAAGGGCCAACCGCGGCATCCGATCGTCGAGGATGACGTGGTGATTTACGCGGGCGCGACCATTCTGGGGCGGATCACCATCGGCAAGGGCTCGACCGTTGGCGGTAATGTCTGGCTGACCCGCAGCGTACCGGCGGGCAGTAATCTGACCCAGGCGAATTTGCAGCTGGATGATGGGGCGCAGAAGTAG
- a CDS encoding LacI family DNA-binding transcriptional regulator yields the protein MSEDKPRKRRGAGRVTLNTVARQAGVSAITVSRYFNQPDQVSPERRERIAAVVAALGYVPNLVAGGLASARGKIVGMVIPNISGPIFANTIQGFSDTLSRHGYQLLLASSYFDATQEESAVRAFLGWSPAALVLTSHFHSAGTEKLIAEADIPVIETWDYRPEREPLQIGFSHFEVGVTAARYLHGKGYRRIAFVQNSAPGDFSALERRDGYAATVREFGLEPWVFAPDADRAPFEAGKQAMQALMNASPRPDAIIFANDNLAAGGLLAGQRAGLNIPQDCAVLGFGDYPFAEMLLPSLSTIKPPALEIGLLAATRVLESLGVLPVEDQVKRLNLLECRVIERESA from the coding sequence TTGAGTGAAGACAAGCCCCGCAAACGCCGTGGCGCCGGACGCGTCACCCTGAACACCGTGGCTCGGCAGGCGGGTGTTTCGGCGATCACAGTGTCGCGCTACTTCAATCAGCCAGACCAGGTGTCACCGGAACGCCGCGAGCGTATCGCCGCCGTGGTCGCGGCGCTGGGTTACGTACCCAACCTGGTGGCCGGGGGGCTGGCGTCGGCCCGCGGCAAGATCGTCGGCATGGTGATCCCGAACATCTCCGGGCCGATCTTCGCCAATACCATCCAGGGCTTCAGCGACACCCTCAGCCGCCACGGTTACCAGCTGTTATTGGCATCGAGTTACTTCGACGCCACACAGGAAGAAAGCGCGGTGCGGGCGTTTCTCGGCTGGTCGCCGGCAGCGTTGGTGCTGACCAGCCACTTCCATAGTGCCGGCACCGAAAAGCTGATCGCCGAAGCGGATATTCCAGTAATCGAAACCTGGGACTACCGACCCGAGCGCGAGCCGCTGCAAATCGGCTTTTCGCATTTCGAGGTGGGCGTGACAGCCGCGCGCTACCTGCATGGCAAGGGTTATCGGCGCATTGCATTCGTACAGAACAGCGCACCGGGAGACTTCAGTGCGCTGGAGCGGCGTGACGGCTACGCGGCCACCGTGCGTGAGTTTGGGCTTGAGCCCTGGGTGTTTGCCCCGGATGCCGATCGCGCCCCGTTCGAAGCCGGCAAGCAAGCCATGCAGGCTTTGATGAACGCCTCACCACGACCCGACGCCATCATTTTCGCCAACGACAACCTCGCCGCCGGTGGCTTGCTGGCCGGGCAACGGGCCGGCCTGAACATTCCCCAGGACTGCGCGGTACTCGGCTTCGGAGATTACCCCTTCGCCGAAATGCTCCTGCCAAGCTTGAGCACCATCAAGCCACCGGCGCTGGAAATCGGTTTACTCGCGGCAACCCGGGTGCTGGAGAGCCTGGGGGTTCTGCCGGTGGAGGATCAGGTCAAGCGCTTGAATCTGCTGGAGTGTCGGGTGATCGAGCGCGAGAGTGCTTGA
- a CDS encoding LysR family transcriptional regulator, whose protein sequence is MDQVKAMKVFVRIYERSSFTQAADDLNLPRATLTHTLNQFEAWLGTRLLERSTRKVRPTLDGEAYYLRCVQLLAELEEAELAFRGVAPKGRLRVDLHGTLARHFVIPALPQFMARYPDIELSISEADRHVDLITEGVDCVLRAGALGDSTLIGKRVANLRQITCASPAYLRKHGEPKSLDDLKNHRAVNYVSRTTAKLFPFEFMVDGELKEVAIDGAVSVFGAEIYSASAIAGLGLIQCPHYRMETQIAQGLIKEVLIETPPPPMPVSVLYPHNRHMSPRVRVFVDWLGEVFAGAG, encoded by the coding sequence GTGGATCAGGTCAAAGCGATGAAAGTGTTCGTCCGGATCTATGAGCGCAGCAGCTTTACCCAGGCGGCGGACGACTTGAACCTGCCGCGCGCGACGCTGACCCACACCCTGAACCAGTTCGAAGCCTGGCTCGGCACACGCTTGCTCGAGCGCAGCACGCGCAAGGTGCGTCCCACGCTGGACGGCGAGGCGTACTACCTGCGTTGCGTGCAATTGCTGGCGGAGCTGGAAGAGGCCGAACTGGCGTTTCGCGGCGTGGCGCCGAAAGGGCGGCTGCGGGTCGACTTGCACGGAACCCTGGCCAGACATTTCGTGATCCCGGCCTTGCCGCAATTCATGGCGCGCTACCCGGACATCGAGCTGTCCATCAGCGAGGCCGACCGCCATGTTGACCTCATTACCGAAGGCGTCGATTGCGTGCTACGCGCTGGCGCTCTTGGCGATTCCACGCTGATCGGCAAGCGTGTAGCGAACCTGCGCCAGATCACCTGCGCCAGCCCCGCTTATCTGCGTAAACACGGCGAACCGAAAAGCCTCGACGACCTGAAAAATCACCGCGCGGTGAACTACGTCTCGCGCACGACGGCCAAGTTGTTTCCGTTCGAATTCATGGTCGATGGCGAGCTCAAGGAAGTGGCCATCGATGGTGCCGTTTCGGTGTTTGGCGCGGAGATCTATTCAGCCTCGGCGATTGCCGGATTGGGTCTGATCCAGTGCCCGCATTACCGGATGGAAACGCAGATCGCCCAAGGGCTGATAAAGGAAGTCCTTATCGAAACACCGCCGCCACCCATGCCGGTTTCAGTGCTTTATCCACACAACCGACACATGTCGCCACGGGTTCGGGTGTTTGTGGATTGGTTGGGGGAGGTGTTTGCGGGGGCTGGATGA
- a CDS encoding TonB-dependent receptor — MHFTFGESQKLAQSIRAATPRRTYLGWLFAGLAALPVPGAFAADNADQAPTLESVTVTATRREESLQKIPVAVSVLDGEQLERDNRTSVSSIVQQVPSLNFRTGASNKDTSLFVRGVGTISTSPGVEPTVATVIDGVVYARPGQSTLDLLDLERVEVLRGPQGTLFGKNASAGVLNITSRAPTAETQGYIDQSYYSGNESRTRFGLGGSLIPGTLIGSITTLFGTYDGNVDNRYNGQEVNGYNHKGARGKLQFTPNDDLTFTLIADYMQSHDDAPNGVVSKSLTPAFANALSPVRASSDNRDINTQTRTHVEDINKGLSGQLDWQLGDYTLTSITAWRGWDNTQYQDGDRLSTVTAAFPGTADKGDLAFDQYSQELRLASPTGEFLEYVGGLFYMHGKDDETYQRTLTTPTSVNRGVADYSTNSDSYAAFGESTLNFTSDFRGIAGLRYTHDDLEYDHRRVSTSATAVSGIQPGTSSSGSVDEDGWSGRLGVQYDLSDAVTTYLTYSRGYKGPAYNVFFNMQPRDTEALKPETSNTWEVGIKATSWNNRLTTNVAVFHSDYDNYQANFFDTVAGQVVTRLINAGSVSTEGVELDYALQATQQLRFSGALAYTRARIDEFACPAGAAASCNVNGKPLPFSPDWKSYVRADYSIPLDNGLDIELGTDFSWQSEVQYDISQNVDTKQGAYGIWNASVALADYNNGWRVALLGKNLADKSYSPLLASGGNYIYRAVPRDDERYFGVQLRKDF, encoded by the coding sequence ATGCACTTCACCTTTGGGGAATCACAAAAACTGGCGCAATCGATTCGCGCCGCCACACCACGTCGCACGTACCTTGGCTGGCTGTTCGCCGGATTGGCGGCGTTGCCCGTGCCGGGCGCTTTCGCCGCCGACAACGCCGATCAGGCGCCTACCCTCGAGTCCGTGACGGTCACCGCCACTCGCCGCGAAGAGTCGCTGCAGAAAATCCCGGTAGCGGTCTCCGTGCTCGATGGCGAACAACTGGAGCGCGACAATCGCACCAGCGTGTCTAGCATCGTCCAGCAAGTGCCATCGCTGAACTTCCGTACCGGCGCGTCGAACAAGGACACTTCGCTGTTCGTTCGCGGCGTCGGGACCATTTCCACCTCGCCGGGCGTCGAGCCGACCGTGGCCACGGTGATCGACGGCGTGGTCTATGCCCGTCCGGGCCAGTCGACCCTGGACCTGCTGGATCTGGAGCGCGTCGAAGTGCTGCGTGGGCCGCAGGGCACTCTGTTCGGCAAGAACGCCTCGGCCGGCGTGCTCAACATCACCAGTCGCGCCCCGACCGCCGAAACCCAAGGCTACATCGATCAGTCGTACTACAGCGGCAACGAAAGCCGCACTCGCTTCGGCCTCGGCGGCAGTCTGATTCCGGGCACGCTCATAGGCTCGATCACCACGCTGTTCGGCACCTACGACGGCAACGTCGATAACCGGTACAACGGCCAGGAGGTCAACGGTTACAACCACAAGGGTGCGCGCGGCAAACTGCAATTCACCCCGAATGACGACCTCACCTTTACGCTGATTGCCGACTACATGCAGTCCCACGACGATGCGCCCAATGGCGTGGTCAGCAAATCCCTGACGCCTGCGTTCGCCAATGCCTTGAGCCCGGTGCGGGCGTCCAGTGACAACCGCGACATCAACACCCAAACCCGCACCCACGTCGAGGACATCAACAAAGGCCTGTCTGGCCAACTCGACTGGCAACTGGGCGATTACACCCTGACCTCGATCACCGCCTGGCGTGGTTGGGACAACACCCAGTATCAGGATGGCGACCGCTTGAGCACGGTGACCGCGGCGTTCCCAGGCACCGCCGACAAGGGCGACCTGGCCTTCGACCAATACTCGCAAGAGCTGCGCCTGGCTTCACCAACAGGCGAATTCCTCGAATACGTCGGTGGTCTGTTCTACATGCACGGCAAGGACGACGAGACCTATCAACGCACCTTGACCACGCCTACCAGCGTCAACCGTGGCGTCGCCGATTACAGCACCAACAGCGACAGCTACGCGGCGTTCGGTGAAAGCACCCTCAACTTCACTTCGGATTTTCGCGGCATCGCCGGCCTGCGCTACACCCACGATGATCTGGAATACGATCACCGCCGGGTATCGACTTCGGCCACCGCCGTCAGCGGCATTCAGCCTGGCACCAGCAGCTCCGGATCGGTGGATGAGGACGGCTGGTCCGGACGTCTTGGCGTGCAGTACGACTTGAGTGATGCCGTCACCACGTACCTGACCTACTCGCGTGGCTACAAAGGCCCGGCCTACAACGTGTTCTTCAACATGCAGCCACGGGACACCGAGGCGCTCAAGCCGGAAACCTCCAACACCTGGGAAGTCGGTATCAAGGCCACGAGCTGGAACAATCGCCTGACCACCAACGTCGCGGTGTTCCACAGCGATTACGACAACTACCAGGCGAACTTCTTCGATACCGTGGCGGGACAAGTGGTGACCCGCCTGATCAACGCCGGCAGTGTCAGCACCGAAGGTGTCGAACTCGATTACGCCTTGCAGGCCACCCAACAACTGAGGTTCTCCGGCGCCCTGGCCTACACCCGCGCACGCATCGACGAATTCGCCTGCCCGGCAGGTGCGGCGGCGTCGTGCAACGTCAACGGCAAGCCATTGCCGTTCAGCCCGGACTGGAAAAGCTACGTGCGTGCCGACTACAGCATCCCCTTGGATAACGGCCTGGATATCGAACTGGGCACCGACTTCAGCTGGCAGAGCGAAGTGCAGTACGACATCAGCCAGAACGTCGACACCAAGCAAGGCGCCTACGGCATCTGGAACGCCAGCGTCGCCCTGGCCGACTACAACAATGGCTGGCGCGTGGCCCTGCTGGGCAAGAACCTCGCGGACAAGTCCTACTCACCGCTGCTGGCCAGTGGCGGCAACTACATCTACCGCGCCGTTCCAAGGGACGACGAGCGCTACTTCGGCGTACAACTGCGCAAGGATTTCTGA
- a CDS encoding D-cysteine desulfhydrase yields the protein MIKQQLARFNRLDLLGQPTALEKLERLSAWLGRDVYVKRDDLTPLAMGGNKLRKLEYLAADALAQGADTLITAGALQSNHVRQTAAIAAKLGLGCVALLENPLGTDDANYVGNGNRLLLDLFDAKVELVENLDNADEQLQALAARLRSNGKKPYLVPIGGSNALGALGYVRAGLELAEQIKDTGLNFAAVVLASGSAGTHSGLALALSEALPDLPVIGVTVSRSDEDQRPKVQGLAERTAELLGVPLPASFKVELWDEYFAPRYGEPNAGTLAAVKLVAGQEGLLLDPVYTGKAMAGLLDGIGRQRFDKGPIIFLHTGGAPALFAYTSFL from the coding sequence ATGATCAAACAACAGCTTGCCCGCTTCAATCGTCTCGACCTGCTCGGTCAGCCCACAGCCCTGGAAAAACTCGAACGCCTGTCGGCCTGGCTGGGGCGCGACGTCTACGTCAAACGCGATGACCTGACCCCACTGGCCATGGGTGGCAACAAGCTGCGCAAACTTGAATACCTGGCCGCCGATGCCCTGGCCCAGGGCGCCGACACATTGATCACGGCGGGTGCGCTGCAGTCCAACCATGTGCGCCAGACCGCCGCCATTGCGGCCAAGCTGGGTCTTGGCTGCGTGGCCCTGCTGGAAAACCCGCTGGGCACCGACGACGCCAACTATGTCGGTAACGGCAATCGGCTGTTGCTGGACCTGTTCGATGCCAAGGTCGAGCTGGTAGAAAACCTGGATAACGCCGACGAGCAACTGCAAGCCCTGGCCGCCCGTCTGCGCAGCAACGGCAAGAAGCCGTATCTGGTGCCGATCGGTGGCTCGAATGCCTTGGGCGCCCTGGGGTATGTGCGAGCCGGGCTGGAACTGGCCGAGCAGATCAAGGACACCGGGCTGAATTTCGCCGCCGTCGTCCTGGCCTCGGGCAGCGCCGGGACACACAGCGGCCTGGCGTTGGCCTTGAGCGAAGCATTGCCGGATTTGCCAGTCATCGGCGTCACGGTTTCGCGCAGCGATGAAGATCAGCGGCCAAAAGTACAGGGCCTGGCCGAGCGTACCGCCGAGTTGTTGGGGGTGCCATTGCCGGCGAGTTTCAAGGTCGAGTTGTGGGACGAGTATTTCGCGCCGCGCTATGGCGAGCCCAATGCCGGGACGCTGGCGGCAGTCAAATTGGTGGCAGGTCAGGAAGGCCTGCTGCTGGACCCGGTCTACACTGGCAAGGCCATGGCGGGGTTGCTGGACGGGATCGGGCGTCAGCGCTTCGATAAAGGGCCGATCATCTTCCTGCACACCGGTGGCGCCCCGGCGTTGTTTGCCTACACGAGCTTTTTGTAA
- the tcyJ gene encoding cystine ABC transporter substrate-binding protein: MNFSALRRNLLVGSLGLALSAGLIGQAVAGEQLQQIKDKGVINVGLEGTYPPFSFVDADGKLTGFEVEFSEALAKELGVKVKLQPTKWDGILAALESKRLDAVVNQVTISDERKKKYDFSEPYTVSGIQALVLTKKAAELNIKSAADLGGKKVGVGLGTNYEQWVKANVPTADVRTYEDDPTKFQDLRVGRIDAILIDRLAALEYAKKAKDTTAAGDAFSRQEAGIALRKGEPELLAAVNKAIDKLRADGTLKKLSEKYFSADVTQ, encoded by the coding sequence ATGAATTTTTCCGCACTACGTCGAAATCTGCTGGTGGGTTCGCTGGGCCTGGCACTCAGTGCCGGCCTGATCGGCCAGGCAGTGGCCGGTGAGCAACTGCAACAAATCAAGGACAAAGGCGTGATCAACGTCGGCCTGGAAGGCACCTACCCACCGTTCAGTTTCGTCGACGCTGACGGCAAGCTGACCGGCTTCGAAGTCGAATTCTCCGAAGCCCTGGCCAAAGAGCTGGGCGTGAAGGTCAAACTGCAACCGACCAAATGGGACGGTATCCTCGCGGCACTGGAATCCAAGCGTCTGGACGCCGTGGTCAACCAGGTGACCATCTCCGACGAGCGCAAGAAGAAGTATGACTTCTCCGAGCCCTACACCGTTTCCGGGATTCAGGCGCTGGTACTGACCAAGAAAGCCGCCGAACTGAACATCAAGTCCGCTGCCGACCTGGGTGGCAAGAAAGTCGGCGTGGGCCTGGGCACCAACTACGAGCAGTGGGTCAAAGCCAATGTGCCGACCGCTGACGTGCGCACCTACGAAGATGATCCGACCAAGTTCCAGGACCTGCGTGTCGGCCGTATCGACGCCATCCTGATCGACCGCCTGGCCGCGCTGGAATACGCCAAGAAAGCCAAGGACACCACCGCTGCCGGCGATGCGTTCTCCCGTCAGGAAGCCGGTATTGCCCTGCGCAAAGGCGAGCCTGAACTGCTGGCAGCCGTAAACAAGGCCATCGACAAGCTGCGCGCCGACGGCACGCTGAAAAAGCTTTCGGAAAAATACTT
- a CDS encoding SDR family oxidoreductase — MTTQTSRVALVTGASRGIGAVIARQLTSEGFAVAINYANSASEASKLVVELRQAGHQAIAIKADVASADDVRRMFDETETQLGKVDVLVNNAGILKVMPLAQHSDELFEQNFNIHARGTFNTLREAATRLNSGGRIINFSSSTVGLNLPGYAVYIASKAAVESLTQVFAKEMRGRNITVNAVAPGPVATDLFLHGKSEEQIQNFAKMAPLERLGQPEDIARVVSFLVGPESAWVNGQILRVNGGLV, encoded by the coding sequence ATGACTACTCAAACCTCCAGGGTTGCCCTCGTAACCGGCGCCTCCCGCGGCATCGGCGCAGTCATTGCCAGGCAACTGACCAGCGAAGGTTTCGCCGTCGCGATCAACTATGCCAACAGCGCCAGCGAAGCTTCGAAACTGGTCGTGGAGTTGCGTCAGGCTGGCCATCAAGCCATAGCGATCAAGGCGGACGTGGCCAGTGCCGACGACGTGCGCCGGATGTTCGATGAGACCGAGACCCAGTTGGGCAAGGTCGACGTGCTGGTGAACAACGCCGGCATTCTCAAGGTCATGCCGCTGGCGCAACACAGCGACGAATTGTTCGAACAGAACTTCAACATCCATGCGCGCGGCACCTTCAACACCCTGCGCGAAGCCGCCACACGCTTGAATAGTGGCGGCCGGATCATCAACTTCTCTAGCAGTACTGTCGGCCTGAACCTGCCGGGCTACGCCGTGTACATTGCCAGCAAGGCCGCGGTGGAATCGTTGACCCAGGTGTTTGCCAAGGAAATGCGCGGGCGCAACATCACGGTCAATGCCGTGGCGCCGGGGCCGGTGGCGACTGACCTGTTCCTGCACGGCAAGAGCGAAGAGCAGATCCAGAACTTCGCCAAAATGGCGCCGCTTGAGCGTCTCGGGCAACCAGAGGATATTGCCCGTGTCGTGTCGTTTTTGGTTGGGCCGGAGTCGGCGTGGGTCAATGGGCAGATTCTGCGGGTGAATGGCGGGCTGGTTTAA
- the betT gene encoding choline transporter BetT, with translation MNPPVFYFAATFILLFGVVVMAMPEQAGAWLLAAQNWAANTVGWYYMLAMTLYLVFVVVTALSGYGKIKLGADHDEPEFSYLSWAGMLFAAGISITLFFFCVSEPLTHMLQPPQGEAGTADAARQAMQILFLHWGLHGWGVFAFVGMALAYFAYRHNLPLALRSALYPLIGKRINGPIGYAVDGFGIIATVFGLGADMGFGVLHLNSGLDYLFGIAHTQWIQVGLITLMMGAAIIVAVSGVDKGVRVMSDINMLLACALLLFVLFAGPTQHLLNTLIQNVGDYLGALPMKSFDLYAYDKPSDWLGGWTVFYWAWWIAWSPFVGLFIARISRGRTIREFVFGVLLIPLGFTLAWMSIFGNSAIDQMLNHGMSALGLSAIENPSMTLYLLLETYPWSKTVIAVTVFISFVFFVTSADSGTVVLSTLSAKGGNPDEDGPKWLRVFWGAMTALVTSALLFSGSIDALKSAVVLTSLPFSLILLLMMWGLHKAFYLESQKQIAQMHSLAPVSGSRRGGWRQRLSQAVHFPSRDEVYRFLDSTVRPAIEEVSAVFIEKGLSVVTHPEPVNDSVSLEIGHGDEHPFIYQVQMRGYFTPSFARGGMGAKELNNRRYYRAEVHLSEGSQNYDLVGYTKEQIINDILDQYERHMQFLHLVR, from the coding sequence ATGAATCCGCCGGTGTTCTACTTCGCGGCGACCTTCATTCTGTTGTTCGGTGTCGTGGTCATGGCCATGCCCGAACAGGCCGGTGCCTGGTTGCTGGCGGCGCAAAACTGGGCAGCCAATACGGTTGGCTGGTACTACATGCTGGCGATGACCCTGTATCTGGTCTTCGTGGTGGTCACCGCGTTATCGGGCTACGGCAAGATCAAACTCGGTGCCGACCACGACGAGCCCGAATTCAGTTATCTGTCCTGGGCCGGCATGCTGTTCGCCGCCGGGATCAGCATTACGCTGTTTTTCTTCTGCGTGTCCGAGCCCCTGACCCACATGCTGCAACCACCTCAGGGCGAGGCGGGTACGGCGGATGCGGCGCGCCAAGCGATGCAGATTCTGTTTCTGCACTGGGGCCTGCATGGCTGGGGCGTGTTCGCCTTTGTCGGCATGGCGCTGGCCTACTTCGCCTACCGGCATAACCTGCCGCTGGCCTTGCGCTCGGCGCTGTACCCGCTGATCGGCAAACGCATCAACGGCCCCATTGGCTACGCGGTGGACGGCTTCGGCATCATCGCCACGGTCTTCGGTCTCGGCGCGGACATGGGCTTTGGCGTGTTGCACCTCAACTCGGGTCTGGATTACCTGTTCGGCATCGCTCACACCCAGTGGATCCAGGTCGGGCTGATCACGCTGATGATGGGCGCGGCCATCATTGTGGCGGTGTCGGGTGTCGACAAGGGCGTGCGGGTGATGTCCGACATCAACATGCTGCTAGCCTGCGCGCTGTTGCTGTTCGTGTTGTTCGCCGGGCCCACCCAGCATCTGCTCAATACCTTGATCCAGAACGTTGGCGACTACCTTGGCGCCTTGCCGATGAAGAGTTTTGACCTCTACGCCTACGACAAGCCCAGCGACTGGCTGGGTGGCTGGACGGTGTTCTACTGGGCCTGGTGGATCGCCTGGTCGCCGTTCGTGGGCCTGTTCATTGCGCGGATTTCCCGTGGCCGGACCATTCGCGAATTCGTCTTCGGCGTGCTGCTGATTCCGCTGGGTTTCACCCTGGCGTGGATGTCGATCTTCGGCAACAGCGCCATCGACCAGATGCTCAACCACGGCATGTCGGCGCTGGGCCTATCGGCCATCGAGAATCCGTCGATGACTCTCTACCTGCTGCTGGAAACCTACCCCTGGAGCAAAACCGTGATCGCGGTCACGGTGTTCATCAGCTTCGTGTTCTTCGTCACCTCCGCCGATTCCGGCACCGTGGTGCTGTCGACGTTGTCCGCCAAGGGTGGCAACCCCGATGAAGACGGACCGAAATGGCTGCGGGTGTTCTGGGGCGCGATGACCGCGCTGGTGACCAGTGCGTTGCTGTTTTCCGGCAGCATCGATGCGTTGAAGTCAGCCGTGGTCCTGACGTCGCTGCCGTTCTCGCTGATTTTGCTGTTGATGATGTGGGGGCTGCATAAAGCGTTTTATCTGGAATCGCAGAAGCAGATTGCGCAGATGCATTCCCTGGCGCCAGTGTCCGGCTCGCGGCGCGGTGGTTGGCGTCAGCGCTTGAGCCAGGCGGTGCATTTTCCGTCGCGGGACGAGGTCTATCGCTTCCTCGACTCGACGGTGCGCCCGGCCATCGAAGAGGTGTCGGCGGTGTTCATCGAAAAGGGCCTGAGCGTCGTGACTCACCCGGAGCCGGTCAATGACAGCGTCAGCCTGGAAATCGGTCACGGAGATGAACACCCATTCATCTATCAGGTACAAATGCGCGGTTACTTTACGCCGTCGTTTGCCCGGGGTGGCATGGGCGCCAAGGAGCTGAATAATCGTCGTTATTACCGGGCCGAAGTGCATTTGAGCGAGGGCAGTCAGAACTACGATCTGGTGGGATACACCAAGGAGCAGATCATCAACGACATCCTCGATCAGTACGAACGGCACATGCAGTTCCTGCACCTGGTGCGTTGA